The Terriglobia bacterium genome window below encodes:
- a CDS encoding nuclear transport factor 2 family protein gives MQARQRAGVNKMTDPELVVEANLKFYFALESLDIDLMDEVWATDASAICIHPNWTRLAGWENIRNSWEQIFRNTTFMRIDIAEVSVEVQGQTAWVTCLESITTANGDQMRRARAYATNIFVYEDDHWLLVLHHASLEQKSEEGV, from the coding sequence ATGCAAGCGCGACAGCGCGCAGGCGTCAATAAGATGACCGATCCGGAACTGGTCGTTGAGGCCAATCTCAAGTTCTATTTCGCGCTCGAAAGCCTCGACATCGATTTGATGGATGAGGTTTGGGCCACGGACGCCAGCGCCATCTGCATTCATCCCAACTGGACCCGGCTTGCCGGCTGGGAAAACATCCGCAACAGCTGGGAGCAGATCTTCCGCAACACGACGTTCATGCGCATCGACATTGCCGAGGTCTCCGTCGAAGTTCAGGGCCAGACCGCCTGGGTCACCTGCCTTGAAAGCATCACGACCGCCAATGGCGATCAGATGCGGCGCGCACGGGCTTACGCCACCAATATTTTCGTTTATGAAGATGACCACTGGCTGCTCGTGCTCCATCACGCATCGCTGGAGCAGAAGTCTGAGGAAGGCGTCTGA
- a CDS encoding Uma2 family endonuclease produces the protein MARIPLTIDQVNATRYVLNVESVGLTPEQFFHLCGDNPELRLELTARKEIIVMSPANSRTGMRNAEITRQLGNWARQDGRGVFFDSNTGFVLPNGATRSPDASWILRSRWNVLTPRQQSVFAPICPDFVIELWSPSDALNEIRFKLEEYVANGAKLGFLIYPPDRQVYVYSPDQTPQLLDNPESISGDPELPGFTLDLTEIWE, from the coding sequence ATGGCCAGGATTCCATTGACGATCGATCAGGTAAACGCCACTAGATATGTCCTAAACGTCGAGTCCGTCGGCCTCACGCCAGAACAGTTCTTCCATCTCTGTGGCGATAACCCCGAACTGCGCCTCGAGCTCACGGCCCGAAAGGAAATCATCGTCATGTCACCGGCGAATTCCAGAACGGGTATGCGCAACGCCGAGATCACCCGTCAGCTCGGAAACTGGGCGAGACAGGATGGCCGCGGCGTCTTCTTCGACTCCAACACCGGCTTTGTCCTCCCTAACGGAGCGACGCGCTCGCCGGACGCCTCCTGGATTCTCCGCAGCCGATGGAACGTATTGACTCCACGGCAACAATCTGTGTTTGCTCCGATTTGTCCGGACTTTGTAATAGAGCTGTGGTCTCCAAGCGACGCTTTGAACGAAATTCGATTCAAGCTCGAGGAATATGTCGCAAATGGCGCGAAACTCGGATTTCTGATTTATCCGCCTGACCGGCAAGTCTATGTGTATAGCCCGGACCAAACTCCGCAACTGCTGGATAATCCTGAATCAATTTCCGGTGATCCGGAACTTCCCGGCTTCACATTGGACCTGACGGAAATCTGGGAATAA